A DNA window from Delphinus delphis chromosome 6, mDelDel1.2, whole genome shotgun sequence contains the following coding sequences:
- the LOC132426553 gene encoding protein Abitram → MATESETPVAASAKEPAVPSLVDRYFTRWYKADVKGKPCEDHCILQHSNRICVITLAGSHPVLQSGKVIKSISYQISTNCSRLQNKVSGKFKRGAQFLTELAPLCKIYCSDGEEYTISSCVRGRLMEVNENILHKPSILQEKPSTEGYIAVVLPKFEESKSITEGLLTQKQYEEVVVKRISATTATS, encoded by the exons ATGGCTACCGAGTCCGAGACCCCTGTGGCAGCCTCAGCTAAGGAGCCCGCGGTGCCGTCGCTTGTGGATCGTTACTTCACTCGCTGGTACAAAGCGG ATGTCAAAGGAAAACCCTGTGAGGACCACTGTATACTCCAACACTCTAACCG AATATGTGTCATCACACTGGCAGGATCCCATCCAGTTCTTCAAAGTGGAAAAGTAATTAAAAGCATTTCCTATCAAATCAGTACCAACTGTAGCAGACTTCAGAACAAAGTCTCTGGGAAATTTAAGCGG GGGGCACAGTTTCTAACAGAACTTGCACCTCTGTGTAAGATTTACTGCTCTGATGGAGAAGAATACACCATATCTAG ctgTGTTAGAGGACGGTTGATGGAAGTGAATGAAAACATTCTCCATAAGCCATCTATTCTTCAAGAGAAG CCATCCACCGAAGGATACATTGCAGTTGTGTTGCCCAAGTTTGAAGAAAGTAAAAGCATAACAGAAGGgttactgacacaaaaacagtaTGAAGAAGTCGTGGTGAAACGCATCAGTGCCACAACAGCGACCTCATGA
- the ACTL7A gene encoding LOW QUALITY PROTEIN: actin-like protein 7A (The sequence of the model RefSeq protein was modified relative to this genomic sequence to represent the inferred CDS: substituted 1 base at 1 genomic stop codon): protein MXAPQAAIIGAGPSERMGEQASLQTQVLQTASLKDGPAKRAVRVRRNHSEPEEPTKSPVVNNKSKLESTKAVVVDLGTGYCKCGFAGLPKPTHVISSTVGKPYMETAKTGDNRKETFVGQELVNPEVRLKLINPLRHGIIVDWDTVQDIWDYLFRQEMKIAPEKHAVLVSDPPLSPHTNREKYAEMLFETFKTPAMHIAYQSRLSMYSYGRTSGLVVEVGHGVSYVVPIYEGYPLPSITGRLDYAGSDLTTYLMGLMNNSGKHFTEDQLGIVEDIKKKCCFVALDPTEEKKVPATEHTIQYTLPDGQEIYLRQERFLCSEMFFKPSLIKSMQLGLHTQTVSCLNKCDIALKRDLMGNILLCGGSSMLSGFPNRLQKELNSMCPNDTPQVNVLPERDTAVWTGGSILASLQSFQPLWVHRFEYEEHGPFFLYRRCF, encoded by the coding sequence ATGTAGGCTCCACAGGCGGCAATCATAGGGGCTGGGCCTTCCGAGAGAATGGGTGAACAGGCCTCCCTGCAGACACAGGTCCTCCAGACTGCCTCCTTAAAGGACGGCCCAGCGAAGCGGGCAGTGCGGGTTCGCCGTAACCATTCAGAGCCGGAAGAACCTACGAAATCACCTGTGGTCAATAATAAGTCCAAGCTAGAGTCGACCAAAGCAGTGGTCGTGGACCTTGGCACGGGCTACTGTAAATGTGGCTTTGCCGGGCTGCCAAAGCCCACCCACGTGATCTCATCCACAGTGGGCAAACCCTACATGGAGACGGCCAAAACCGGGGACAATCGCAAGGAGACATTCGTGGGGCAGGAGCTTGTCAACCCAGAGGTTCGTCTCAAGCTAATTAATCCTCTGCGACATGGCATCATCGTGGACTGGGATACAGTGCAGGATATCTGGGACTATCTCTTCCGTCAAGAGATGAAGATTGCCCCAGAGAAGCACGCGGTCTTGGTTTCAGACCCACCCCTGAGCCCACACACCAATAGAGAGAAGTATGCTGAAATGCTGTTTGAGACCTTCAAAACTCCCGCAATGCATATCGCCTACCAGTCCCGCCTGTCCATGTACTCCTACGGAAGGACCTCCGGCCTGGTTGTGGAGGTCGGCCACGGTGTGTCCTACGTAGTTCCCATCTACGAGGGCTATCCTTTGCCCAGCATCACCGGACGGCTGGACTATGCAGGTTCTGACCTGACAACCTACTTGATGGGCCTGATGAACAATTCGGGGAAACACTTCACTGAGGACCAGCTGGGCATTGTGGAGGACATCAAGAAGAAATGCTGCTTTGTGGCCCTGGACCCCACTGAAGAGAAGAAAGTCCCAGCTACTGAGCATACGATCCAGTACACCCTGCCGGATGGGCAGGAGATATACCTGCGCCAGGAAAGGTTCCTCTGCTCAGAAATGTTCTTCAAGCCTTCTCTGATCAAGTCCATGCAGCTGGGCCTCCACACCCAGACAGTGTCCTGCCTTAACAAGTGTGACATCGCCCTCAAACGAGACCTCATGGGGAATATCCTACTCTGTGGGGGGAGCAGCATGCTCAGTGGTTTCCCTAACCGTCTGCAGAAGGAGCTGAACAGCATGTGTCCTAATGACACCCCCCAGGTAAACGTGTTGCCCGAAAGAGACACTGCGGTGTGGACGGGTGGCTCCATCCTAGCATCGCTTCAGAGCTTCCAACCACTGTGGGTCCACCGCTTTGAGTACGAGGAGCACGGGCCTTTCTTCCTCTACAGAAGGTGCTTCTGA